Within Desulfobacter sp., the genomic segment GTGGGATTCACCATCCTGCCCGCCCTGGCATCCAAAAAAGTGGATGCGGTCATGGGGCCCTTCAAGACCTACGAAACCGTGGGCATGAAAAGACACGGGGTGAAGGCCCGGTTCTTTGAGCTGGAAAAATACGGCATGCCCGACTATGAAGAACTCATATTCGTGGCCGGTGCCAAGACCCTTGACACCAAGCCGGCCGCCGTTCACGCTTTTGTCAAAGCCATCCACAGGGCCATGGTTCAACTGGAAAAACATCCGGAACAATCATTGGAGACCTATCTTGGCGCTGTGCCCGAGGCGGACAGGGAAATTGAAACCCAGGCCTTTGCCCTGACCGCACCCTATTTTGCTGCCCCCGGCGCCGCCCATGACCCGGAACGCTGGCAGTCCTTTGCCGACTTTGCCCTTGAATACGGATTAATCAACAATAAAGTGGATGGGGCCGCCCTCATCCACAGATGGAAATAGGAGTCCCGCCATGCGAATCAATGCCGCAGAAATCTGCCAGGACCTGGATGCCGTCCGGCAGAACAGCCCACTGGTACACAATATCACCAACTTCGTGGTCATGAACAATACGGCCAATGCCCTCCTGGCCCTGGGGGCGTCCCCGGTCATGGCCCATGCCGAAGAAGAGGTGGCAGACATGGTCAGTCTCGCCTCGGCCCTGGTCATCAACATCGGCACCCTGAGCCCCAAGTGGATCGACGCCATGTTCAAGGCGGCCAGGGCCGCAAAGCAAAAAGGGATTCCCATTGTCCTGGATCCGGTGGGCGTCGGCGCCACCCCCTTCAGAACCGCCACGGCACGGAATCTTGTCCAGGAGGCCGCTCCCGAAATCATCCGGGGGAACGGCTCCGAGATCATGGCCCTCAGCCAGGCCGGCATCAGCACCAAGGGGGTGGATTCCACCTCGGCATCCAACCAGGCCCTTGAATCGGCCCGGCACCTGAATAGGGAATTCAACGCCGTTGTCTGCATCACCGGCGAGGTGGATTTTATCCTGAACGGTTCAGCAACCATTGAGGTGAAAAACGGCCATGAAATGATGCCCCGGGTCACCGGGCTGGGCTGTACGGCCACGGCGGTCTGCGGGGCGTTTGCCGACGTGAATAAAAACTTTGAAAAGGCTGCGGCCCATGCCATGGCCGTCATGGGCATTGCCGGGGAAATGGCCGCAGAAAAGGCGGACGGCCCGGGGACCCTGCAGCTCCACTTCATCGACGCCCTTTACCGGATATGCGAACAGGATATCCGGGACCGGTTAAGGTAAAGGGAGAGGCGCCATGGAAGGAATCTACCTGGTCACCGGGGACTGCCCCCACCACGACCTGAACACCGTGGTGGCCCGGGCGGTCCGGGCCGGGGTCTGCTGCGTCCAGCTCAGGGAAAAAACAGCGGATACCAGGGCCTTCCTGGAGCGGGCCCTGGCATTGAAAGCCCTGCTTTCGGGCACCGGCATCCCCCTGGTCATCAACGACAGGATTGATATCGCCCTGGCCGCCGGGGCCGACGGGGTCCACATCGGCCAGAGCGACATGCCCTATGAAAAGGCCAGGGCACTTTTGGGGAATGACAGCATCATCGGGCTTTCCGTGGAGACCTGGGAAGATGTGGAGGCCGCCCAGAATCTTGACCTGGCCTATATCGGCGTCAGTCCGGTGTTTGCCACCCCCACCAAAACCGACACCAAATCACCCTGGGGGCTTTCGGGACTTGCCCGGATCAGGACCTTTTCCCGCCACCCCCTGGTGGCCATCGGCGGACTGAACCCGGGGAATACCGGTGAAGTCGTCCGGGCCGGGGCCCATTCCATTGCCGTGGTATCGGCCATCTGTGCGGCCGAAGACCCCTTTGAAGCCGCCCGGGACCTGAACAATGAATTCAATACAGCCATTGAGGAGACAAGATAATGAAAGAATACTTCCGCGCCCTGACCATTGCAGGATCCGACTCCGGCGGCGGCGCCGGCATCCAGGCAGACCTGAAAACATTTTCCGCCCTGGGAGTCTTCGGCATGTCCGCCATCACGGCCCTGACGGCCCAGAATACCCGGGTGGTCACCGGCATCTTCCCGGCCCCGCCGGAGTTCATCGGTCAGCAGATTGATGCGGTGATGGAGGACATCGGTACCCATGCCGTAAAAATCGGCATGCTCCACTCACCGGAGGTTATCGAAACCGTCGCCGCAAAGCTGGAACAATGGAATTGCCCCAATATCGTGGTGGACCCTGTGATGATCTCAAAAAGCGGTGACAAACTGCTCAGGGACGATGCCGTTTCCGCCCTGAGGGAACGCCTGCTCCCCATGGCCACCCTTATCACCCCCAACCTGCCCGAAGCATCGGTGCTCCTGGGCCGGGACATCCAAACCGCCGGCGACATGGCCGGCGCCGCCCGGGACCTTGCCGCCCTGGGCGCGGCCAGCGTCCTGGTCAAGGGGGGCCACCTGACCGGCAGCACCAGCCACGACCTGCTCTATGAAACCGGGGGGAAAACGGTTGAATTCCCCCAGGACCGGGTAAACACCCAAAACTCCCACGGCACGGGCTGCACCCTCTCCTCCGCCATTGCCGCCGGCCTGGCCAAGGGACTGGACCTTCACACCGCCGTCAAAACAGCGAAAGTATACATTACCGGTGCCCTCGCCGCCGGCGCCGGTTACGAAACCGGCCGCGGCCACGGCCCGGTCCACCACTTCCACAACCTCTGGCGCTGATCGCCGGCAGTATTGCACAGGGAGTGGCCAGCCGCCTTGGCGCTTCCGGCCCCGGCCGGACCACAGGCTAATCCTGTATTGTCCGGATCTCCATTTCACAGGCCC encodes:
- a CDS encoding ABC transporter substrate-binding protein; the encoded protein is MKKRLILLLMAIIFLIPGHGMAGEKLTLMLDWFPNVDHLPIYLAREKGFFADQGIEVEIITPSETSDALKLAASGNVDLAVSYQPQTIIAAGQGLEIKAVAPLVVHPLTTLLYIDESIKTPKDLSGKKIGYTVPGLMDVLLKAFSDINGLEDYTPVNVGFTILPALASKKVDAVMGPFKTYETVGMKRHGVKARFFELEKYGMPDYEELIFVAGAKTLDTKPAAVHAFVKAIHRAMVQLEKHPEQSLETYLGAVPEADREIETQAFALTAPYFAAPGAAHDPERWQSFADFALEYGLINNKVDGAALIHRWK
- the thiD gene encoding bifunctional hydroxymethylpyrimidine kinase/phosphomethylpyrimidine kinase; amino-acid sequence: MKEYFRALTIAGSDSGGGAGIQADLKTFSALGVFGMSAITALTAQNTRVVTGIFPAPPEFIGQQIDAVMEDIGTHAVKIGMLHSPEVIETVAAKLEQWNCPNIVVDPVMISKSGDKLLRDDAVSALRERLLPMATLITPNLPEASVLLGRDIQTAGDMAGAARDLAALGAASVLVKGGHLTGSTSHDLLYETGGKTVEFPQDRVNTQNSHGTGCTLSSAIAAGLAKGLDLHTAVKTAKVYITGALAAGAGYETGRGHGPVHHFHNLWR
- the thiM gene encoding hydroxyethylthiazole kinase, which encodes MRINAAEICQDLDAVRQNSPLVHNITNFVVMNNTANALLALGASPVMAHAEEEVADMVSLASALVINIGTLSPKWIDAMFKAARAAKQKGIPIVLDPVGVGATPFRTATARNLVQEAAPEIIRGNGSEIMALSQAGISTKGVDSTSASNQALESARHLNREFNAVVCITGEVDFILNGSATIEVKNGHEMMPRVTGLGCTATAVCGAFADVNKNFEKAAAHAMAVMGIAGEMAAEKADGPGTLQLHFIDALYRICEQDIRDRLR
- the thiE gene encoding thiamine phosphate synthase, whose product is MEGIYLVTGDCPHHDLNTVVARAVRAGVCCVQLREKTADTRAFLERALALKALLSGTGIPLVINDRIDIALAAGADGVHIGQSDMPYEKARALLGNDSIIGLSVETWEDVEAAQNLDLAYIGVSPVFATPTKTDTKSPWGLSGLARIRTFSRHPLVAIGGLNPGNTGEVVRAGAHSIAVVSAICAAEDPFEAARDLNNEFNTAIEETR